CGCCAGTGGGCCGAGCGCTCGGGCGAGTATTCCCCCGAGTACTACGCCTACTACGGGCCCGACGAGGCGAGCGAACTGCTCCGGCGCACGCTCGCTTCGTACTTCGGATCGGACCCGGCGATCCTCGAACTCGGCTGTAGTTCGGGTCGCCACCTCGCACATCTCCACGAACACGGCTTTTCGGACCTCTCGGGCGTCGAGATCAACGACGAGGCCGTCGCCGTGATGGAGCGGACCTACCCCGAACTGGCCGACGACGCGACCGTGTACGTCGACGCCATCGAGGACGTCCTCGCCGGCTTCGAGGACGACCGGTTCGACGCCGTCTACTCGGTCGAGACCCTCCAACACATCCACCCGGACAACGCGTGGGTGTTCGAGGACGTGACACGCGTCGCGAGCGACCTGCTACTTACGGTCGAAAACGAGGGCGACGGGGAGGAGTCGGTGAACTACGTCCGCGACGAGTTCCCGCTGTACTACCGCGACTGGCGCGCCGTCTTCGCCGAGTTCGACTGTCGAGAGGTCGAGTCCGAACGCCTGAAACGTGACACGTTTCGAGCGTTTCGACCGGCGTAGTCCGCCGGTATCGCCTTCTCTGATACGATCCCGGTCGTCCACCGTTCCTGTAAATTTCTATATACT
The DNA window shown above is from Halalkalicoccus jeotgali B3 and carries:
- a CDS encoding class I SAM-dependent methyltransferase, encoding MNPNDVKRQWAERSGEYSPEYYAYYGPDEASELLRRTLASYFGSDPAILELGCSSGRHLAHLHEHGFSDLSGVEINDEAVAVMERTYPELADDATVYVDAIEDVLAGFEDDRFDAVYSVETLQHIHPDNAWVFEDVTRVASDLLLTVENEGDGEESVNYVRDEFPLYYRDWRAVFAEFDCREVESERLKRDTFRAFRPA